One Primulina huaijiensis isolate GDHJ02 chromosome 8, ASM1229523v2, whole genome shotgun sequence genomic region harbors:
- the LOC140982359 gene encoding LOW QUALITY PROTEIN: flavanone 3-dioxygenase 3-like (The sequence of the model RefSeq protein was modified relative to this genomic sequence to represent the inferred CDS: inserted 1 base in 1 codon), translated as MRKSNERGSECSEDVPLINLDGMCNPMRRSILVEKIANACLRFGFFQVINHGISQQILDGALSVASDFFNLPTREKAKFLSPDIHRPVRYSTSFKDVCAGDQAQSWRAFLKHYAHPLQDWIGFWPQNPPLYREKIGEYVVEIQKLALKIMGVITESLGLGPTYLTPKLDQGMQVMTINFYPPCPQTLLSLGIPQHSDYSCLTILHQDSPGLQILDSVDGSWRAVPVIXHCLQVNVGDHLEVLSNGRYKSVVHRVKVRGEGTRISIASLHSLGMDVKMEVAREHVDEENPESYRRSSFRDFLNFASKNELGEGTSFLDSLRINP; from the exons ATGAGGAAGAGTAATGAAAGAGGGTCTGAATGCTCTGAAGATGTTCCTCTCATAAACTTGGATGGGATGTGCAATCCCATGCGAAGATCCATTCTTGTGGAAAAGATTGCAAATGCTTGTCTTCGTTTTGGTTTCTTTCAA GTTATAAATCATGGGATATCCCAACAAATACTTGACGGGGCCTTGTCCGTGGCGTCAGATTTCTTTAATTTGCCGACTCGGGAAAAGGCTAAATTCTTGTCCCCTGATATCCACAGGCCGGTAAGATACAGCACTAGTTTTAAGGATGTTTGTGCGGGGGACCAGGCCCAGTCCTGGAGGGCTTTCCTCAAACATTACGCGCATCCTCTTCAAGATTGGATTGGATTCTGGCCTCAAAATCCACCTCTCTACAG GGAAAAGATTGGAGAATATGTCGTCGAAATACAAAAGCTAGCCCTGAAAATAATGGGTGTCATCACAGAGAGCCTTGGATTAGGCCCGACATACTTAACCCCAAAACTCGATCAAGGGATGCAAGTGATGACCATAAATTTCTACCCACCTTGCCCACAGACATTGCTTTCATTAGGCATTCCCCAACACTCAGATTACAGCTGCTTAACAATACTTCACCAGGATTCACCAGGTCTACAAATCCTGGACTCGGTGGACGGGTCGTGGAGGGCGGTACCGGTCA CACACTGCCTTCAGGTCAATGTTGGTGACCATCTCGAGGTTTTGAGCAACGGGAGGTACAAGAGCGTGGTGCACAGGGTCAAGGTTCGAGGCGAAGGGACGCGGATTTCGATCGCCAGTCTTCATAGTTTGGGGATGGATGTGAAGATGGAGGTTGCTAGAGAGCATGTGGATGAGGAGAATCCAGAGAGTTACAGGAGAAGCAGCTTTAGGGACTTCTTGAACTTTGCTTCCAAGAATGAACTTGGAGAAGGGACCAGTTTCCTGGATTCACTCAGGATTAATCCATAG
- the LOC140982574 gene encoding uncharacterized protein, with the protein MSGHRDDSPPLPPPYDRIELTIMDGIFFPHNSRVSRYISAQFSLQTCDPCWSWRYVTPEQRQWYWEQFCTRYTWAADIDVQVRNLWFRTTATLYRRTIHGWRTSDNHTQTVTHERWAAWTAVWQQDWQDRAAKNKANRNSEPAGEGTGTTKHIAGAETYSAHGQDLVFLPI; encoded by the exons ATGTCTGGACATCGCGATGATTCCCCGCCTCTTCCACCGCCTTATGACAGGATTGAGCTCACCATCATGGATGGGat ATTTTTCCCACATAATAGTCGTGTCTCGAGATACATATCGGCTCAGTTCTCACTGCAGACATGTGATCCCTGCTGGTCGTGGAGGTATGTGACACCTGAGCAGCGGCAATGGTACTGGGAGCAGTTCTGT ACGAGGTATACATGGGCTGCTGACATTGATGTTCAGGTACGGAACTTGTGGTTCCGTACCACTGCCACCCTATACCGCCGGACCATTCACGGCTGGAGGACCAGTGACAATCATACACAGACGGTCACGCATGAGAGATGGGCTGCTTGGACTGCTGTCTGGCAGCAGGATTGGCAGGACAGAGCCGCGAAGAACAAGGCCAACAGGAACAGCGAGCCTGCAGGTGAAGGTACAGGGACGACGAAGCACATTGCAGGTGCGGAGACGTACAGCGCTCACGGACAGGATCTGGTATTTCTTCCAATTTAA
- the LOC140983096 gene encoding polyadenylate-binding protein 1-like isoform X1 — translation MEQKESHELDDDVYGGDVPGDAYMETDFEQSAENRPPQLRYLCELESMKKRLQEIEEEAGALREMQAKVEKDMGAAQEDPAGVSAIQAEKEEVDSRSIYVGNVDYACTPEEVQRHFQSCGTVNRVTILTDKFG, via the exons ATGGAGCAGAAGGAGTCGCACGAACTAGACGACGATGTGTACGGCGGCGACGTGCCCGGGGACGCTTACATGGAAACGGATTTTGAGCAATCAGCTGAGAACAGGCCGCCACAGCTGAGGTACCTCTGC GAGTTAGAGAGTATGAAGAAGAGACTGCAAGAAATTGAGGAAGAAGCTGGCGCACTACGCGAAATGCAAGCAAAAGTTGAGAAAGACATGGGTGCTGCACAAG AAGATCCAGCTGGTGTGTCTGCTATTCAGGCTGAAAAAGAGGAAGTGGATTCTCGCTCTATATATGTTGGTAAT GTGGACTATGCGTGCACACCTGAGGAAGTGCAGCGGCATTTTCAGTCTTGTGGGACAGTAAACAGGGTCACTATTTTGACGGATAAGTTTGGTTAA
- the LOC140983096 gene encoding polyadenylate-binding protein 1-like isoform X2, with the protein MEQKESHELDDDVYGGDVPGDAYMETDFEQSAENRPPQLRYLCELESMKKRLQEIEEEAGALREMQAKVEKDMGAAQEDPAGVSAIQAEKEEVDSRSIYVGNSRWTMRAHLRKCSGIFSLVGQ; encoded by the exons ATGGAGCAGAAGGAGTCGCACGAACTAGACGACGATGTGTACGGCGGCGACGTGCCCGGGGACGCTTACATGGAAACGGATTTTGAGCAATCAGCTGAGAACAGGCCGCCACAGCTGAGGTACCTCTGC GAGTTAGAGAGTATGAAGAAGAGACTGCAAGAAATTGAGGAAGAAGCTGGCGCACTACGCGAAATGCAAGCAAAAGTTGAGAAAGACATGGGTGCTGCACAAG AAGATCCAGCTGGTGTGTCTGCTATTCAGGCTGAAAAAGAGGAAGTGGATTCTCGCTCTATATATGTTGGTAAT TCTAGGTGGACTATGCGTGCACACCTGAGGAAGTGCAGCGGCATTTTCAGTCTTGTGGGACAGTAA
- the LOC140983096 gene encoding polyadenylate-binding protein 1-like isoform X3 produces the protein MEQKESHELDDDVYGGDVPGDAYMETDFEQSAENRPPQLRYLCELESMKKRLQEIEEEAGALREMQAKVEKDMGAAQDPAGVSAIQAEKEEVDSRSIYVGNVSSVIFRD, from the exons ATGGAGCAGAAGGAGTCGCACGAACTAGACGACGATGTGTACGGCGGCGACGTGCCCGGGGACGCTTACATGGAAACGGATTTTGAGCAATCAGCTGAGAACAGGCCGCCACAGCTGAGGTACCTCTGC GAGTTAGAGAGTATGAAGAAGAGACTGCAAGAAATTGAGGAAGAAGCTGGCGCACTACGCGAAATGCAAGCAAAAGTTGAGAAAGACATGGGTGCTGCACAAG ATCCAGCTGGTGTGTCTGCTATTCAGGCTGAAAAAGAGGAAGTGGATTCTCGCTCTATATATGTTGGTAATGTAAGTTCTGTGATATTCCGTGATTGA
- the LOC140983094 gene encoding uncharacterized protein isoform X1 produces the protein MRQKKGHKTIGTSPGLQPYGSVCALLRWVHIWVFDSLSPPDYHISLLLSGKLAEMAKTWIEISLISARGLRRTSSLWKLQWFAVGWIDPDNKYCTKIDASGTGNPVWNTKFTTAIDHPKDGSGFQDLVLHVEVRSREPIFLGERLQGTATVVLKEFLEKYNVGESDEISKPVEEIGSFQLRKRNSNKCRGFVDVSIRVSEEREEHAGSSTSGGHQDFDLIDSSGGININSGSAPSQNHPSFGGQNHPTTGGATYPPPPTQPPNVGYKPAMPMSPFPPRTEINSQVSYASMTSSVSPQGRTGPGFGTGLGAGALAAGAVIFGDDFLSGFSHPGDLRSAR, from the exons ATGAGACAGAAGAAAGGGCATAAGACGATCGGTACGTCTCCAGGATTGCAGCCTTACGGATCAGTTTGTGCACTGCTTAGGTGGGTTCACATTTGGGTATTTGACTCTTTGTCACCACCAGAT TACCACATTTCTCTGCTTTTGAGCGGAAAGCTTGCAGAAATGGCGAAAACTTGGATCGAAATCAGCCTGATTTCTGCCCGGGGATTGCGGCGCACGTCCTCTTTGTGGAAGCTGCAGTGGTTCGCCGTCGGATGGATTGATCCAGACAACAAATATTGCACCAAGATTGATGCTTCAG GCACTGGTAATCCCGTATGGAATACCAAATTCACGACGGCGATTGATCATCCAAAAGACGGATCGGGTTTCCAGGATTTAGTACTTCACGTTGAAGTTCGCAGCCGGGAGCCAATCTTTCTTGGAGAGAGGCTTCAGGGAACTGCCACTGTTGTGTTGAAAGAGTTTCTGGAGAAGTATAATGTTGGTGAATCTGATGAGATTTCAAAGCCCGTCGAGGAAATCGGGAGCTTCCAGCTGAGGAAAAGGAATTCGAATAAATGTCGAGGGTTTGTTGATGTTTCGATTAGGGTTTCTGAAGAAAGGGAAGAGCATGCAGGTTCATCAACTTCAG GTGGCCATCAAGATTTCGATCTCATAGATTCAAGTGGTGGAATTAACATTAATAGTGGCTCTGCACCTTCACAAAATCACCCCTCCTTTGGTGGACAAAACCACCCTACCACTGGCGGAGCCACCTATCCTCCGCCTCCAACACAGCCGCCAAATGTCGGATATAAGCCGGCCATGCCCATGTCCCCGTTTCCTCCAAGAACTGAGATTAATTCACAAGTGAGTTACGCAAGCATGACTTCTTCAGTTTCACCTCAAGGGCGAACTGGACCTGGATTTGGAACCGGACTAGGGGCCGGAGCATTGGCGGCTGGCGCTGTGATCTTCGGGGACGATTTCTTGTCGGGGTTCAGTCATCCTGGCGATTTACGAAGTGCTCGCTAG
- the LOC140983094 gene encoding uncharacterized protein isoform X3, which translates to MRQKKGHKTIGTSPGLQPYGSVCALLRWVHIWVFDSLSPPDYHISLLLSGKLAEMAKTWIEISLISARGLRRTSSLWKLQWFAVGWIDPDNKYCTKIDASGTGNPVWNTKFTTAIDHPKDGSGFQDLVLHVEVRSREPIFLGERLQGTATVVLKEFLEKYNVGESDEISKPVEEIGSFQLRKRNSNKCRGFVDVSIRVSEEREEHAGSSTSVKTRWPSRFRSHRFKWWN; encoded by the exons ATGAGACAGAAGAAAGGGCATAAGACGATCGGTACGTCTCCAGGATTGCAGCCTTACGGATCAGTTTGTGCACTGCTTAGGTGGGTTCACATTTGGGTATTTGACTCTTTGTCACCACCAGAT TACCACATTTCTCTGCTTTTGAGCGGAAAGCTTGCAGAAATGGCGAAAACTTGGATCGAAATCAGCCTGATTTCTGCCCGGGGATTGCGGCGCACGTCCTCTTTGTGGAAGCTGCAGTGGTTCGCCGTCGGATGGATTGATCCAGACAACAAATATTGCACCAAGATTGATGCTTCAG GCACTGGTAATCCCGTATGGAATACCAAATTCACGACGGCGATTGATCATCCAAAAGACGGATCGGGTTTCCAGGATTTAGTACTTCACGTTGAAGTTCGCAGCCGGGAGCCAATCTTTCTTGGAGAGAGGCTTCAGGGAACTGCCACTGTTGTGTTGAAAGAGTTTCTGGAGAAGTATAATGTTGGTGAATCTGATGAGATTTCAAAGCCCGTCGAGGAAATCGGGAGCTTCCAGCTGAGGAAAAGGAATTCGAATAAATGTCGAGGGTTTGTTGATGTTTCGATTAGGGTTTCTGAAGAAAGGGAAGAGCATGCAGGTTCATCAACTTCAG TCAAAACCAGGTGGCCATCAAGATTTCGATCTCATAGATTCAAGTGGTGGAATTAA
- the LOC140983094 gene encoding uncharacterized protein isoform X2 — MAKTWIEISLISARGLRRTSSLWKLQWFAVGWIDPDNKYCTKIDASGTGNPVWNTKFTTAIDHPKDGSGFQDLVLHVEVRSREPIFLGERLQGTATVVLKEFLEKYNVGESDEISKPVEEIGSFQLRKRNSNKCRGFVDVSIRVSEEREEHAGSSTSGGHQDFDLIDSSGGININSGSAPSQNHPSFGGQNHPTTGGATYPPPPTQPPNVGYKPAMPMSPFPPRTEINSQVSYASMTSSVSPQGRTGPGFGTGLGAGALAAGAVIFGDDFLSGFSHPGDLRSAR; from the exons ATGGCGAAAACTTGGATCGAAATCAGCCTGATTTCTGCCCGGGGATTGCGGCGCACGTCCTCTTTGTGGAAGCTGCAGTGGTTCGCCGTCGGATGGATTGATCCAGACAACAAATATTGCACCAAGATTGATGCTTCAG GCACTGGTAATCCCGTATGGAATACCAAATTCACGACGGCGATTGATCATCCAAAAGACGGATCGGGTTTCCAGGATTTAGTACTTCACGTTGAAGTTCGCAGCCGGGAGCCAATCTTTCTTGGAGAGAGGCTTCAGGGAACTGCCACTGTTGTGTTGAAAGAGTTTCTGGAGAAGTATAATGTTGGTGAATCTGATGAGATTTCAAAGCCCGTCGAGGAAATCGGGAGCTTCCAGCTGAGGAAAAGGAATTCGAATAAATGTCGAGGGTTTGTTGATGTTTCGATTAGGGTTTCTGAAGAAAGGGAAGAGCATGCAGGTTCATCAACTTCAG GTGGCCATCAAGATTTCGATCTCATAGATTCAAGTGGTGGAATTAACATTAATAGTGGCTCTGCACCTTCACAAAATCACCCCTCCTTTGGTGGACAAAACCACCCTACCACTGGCGGAGCCACCTATCCTCCGCCTCCAACACAGCCGCCAAATGTCGGATATAAGCCGGCCATGCCCATGTCCCCGTTTCCTCCAAGAACTGAGATTAATTCACAAGTGAGTTACGCAAGCATGACTTCTTCAGTTTCACCTCAAGGGCGAACTGGACCTGGATTTGGAACCGGACTAGGGGCCGGAGCATTGGCGGCTGGCGCTGTGATCTTCGGGGACGATTTCTTGTCGGGGTTCAGTCATCCTGGCGATTTACGAAGTGCTCGCTAG
- the LOC140983560 gene encoding uncharacterized protein has translation MEALLCRNIGDPTVAPDGAENSALTISTAHPIPQLNSPTAVRIRVRATSLNFANYLQILGQYQEKPPLPFIPGSDYSGTVDFVGPSVTKFKIGDPVCSFTGLGSFAQFIVADESELYLVPKGCDLVAAGALPVAYGTSHVALVHRAQLQAGQVLLVLGAAGGVGVSAVQIGKVCGATVIAIARGEEKVQFLKSLGVDHAVDLSKENVTESVKRFLKARKLKGIDVLYDPVGGKLTKETLKLLSWGANILVIGFASGEVPVIPANIALVKNWTVHGLYWGSYRMHRPHVLEDSLKELLSWLARGLITIKISHTFRLREANLAFAALKDRKAIGKVLIEFSDEKDPRAKL, from the exons ATGGAAGCTTTACTGTGTAGAAATATCGGCGACCCAACTGTCGCGCCGGATGGCGCGGAGAATTCGGCGCTTACTATCTCTACGGCGCACCCGATTCCACAGCTCAACTCGCCGACAGCGGTTCGAATCCGAGTCAGAGCAACGAGCTTAAACTTCGCGAATTACCTTCAAATCTTAGGCCAATACCAAGAGAAGCCACCGCTTCCCTTCATTCCGGGCTCCGATTACTCGGGAACCGTTGATTTTGTGGGGCCCAGTGTCACTAAGTTCAAAATCGGTGACCCCGTTTGCTCTTTCACTGGCCTCGGCTCTTTCGCCCAATTCATCGTCGCCGATGAATCCGAATT ATATCTAGTGCCCAAAGGATGCGACTTGGTTGCTGCTGGAGCTCTACCAGTAGCATATGGAACATCTCATGTGGCACTTGTTCATAGAGCTCAACTGCAGGCTGGACAG GTCTTGCTGGTGCTTGGTGCAGCAGGGGGAGTTGGAGTTTCTGCGGTGCAAATTGGCAAGGTCTGTGGTGCCACTGTTATTGCCATTGCTAG GGGAGAAGAGAAGGTTCAATTTCTGAAGTCATTAGGTGTGGATCATGCTGTTGATTTGAGCAAAGAAAACGTCACTGAGAGTGTCAAGCGATTTCTGAAGGCAAGGAAGCTGAAAGGGATCGATGTTTTGTACGATCCAGTTGGAGGCAAACTGACAAAAGAAACCTTGAAGTTGTTGAGCTGGGGAGCAAATATCTTGGTTATTGGGTTTGCCAGTGGGGAAGTTCCCGTAATCCCTGCAAATATTGCACTTGTTAAG AATTGGACTGTTCATGGGCTCTACTGGGGAAGCTATAGAATGCATCGACCCCATGTTCTCGAAGATTCATTGAAGGAGCTGCTATCTTGGTTGGCTAGGGGATTAATTACGATCAAGATTTCTCATACTTTCAGACTGAGGGAG GCAAATCTTGCTTTCGCAGCCCTCAAGGATAGGAAAGCGATTGGAAAGGTGTTGATTGAGTTCAGTGATGAGAAAGATCCAAGAGCTAAGCTTTAA